CTTTTAATTCAGTAATCAAAAACTTTTAATTACAAATCTTTTACCATCCAAACACCACACGAAAAATGCCCCGTATTGCCTAAAGCCCCTTTTAAATGTTTAAAACCGTAACTATCGTAAATATGTATCGCTGCTTTTAATTGGGGTGCCGATTCTAAATAACACTTCTTATATCCCAAATTTTTGGCTGCTGACAAACATTTCTCAAATAGTAATCTACCATAACCTTTTCCTCTAACCTTTGGGGAAAAATACATTTTTTGAATTTCACACACATTCGCTTCAAAGTCCTTTAAAGGTTTTACGCCACCGCCGCCCAAAATTTCACCATCTTGTTCAATCACAAAATAAACATCATTATCATTTTGATAGGATTCATACATTTGTGGTGTTTCTTCATCAGAATAAGCTGTTCCTTCCAAAGGAATTTTAAATTCATGAAAACATGCCCTAATAATTTGCTCAATTTGAGCATTATCATTAGGTGCTATTTTCCGAATAACAATAGTATCTTTACTCATTATAAAATGTTAATTTTGTGTCGATGTTTGTCGGGATGAAGATACATTAAATCTGAAAAATCAGGAAATGAAACGCGTTATAATCTTATCAACAATATTGCTTACTCTTTTTAACTGCTCTGTAAATGAGAAGCCTGAATTTTTAGGTGTTGAAAATATAAAAATACTTGAATCTACCCCAAAATACGTCATTCTTACTGCTGATGCACTATTTGAAAACCCTAATATTATTGGTGGCGAACTAGAAGTGAACGATATAAAAGTTTATGTTAATGATAGTGAAATGGCCTCGGTGTCATCTAAAAATTT
The genomic region above belongs to Mariniflexile litorale and contains:
- a CDS encoding GNAT family N-acetyltransferase, which encodes MSKDTIVIRKIAPNDNAQIEQIIRACFHEFKIPLEGTAYSDEETPQMYESYQNDNDVYFVIEQDGEILGGGGVKPLKDFEANVCEIQKMYFSPKVRGKGYGRLLFEKCLSAAKNLGYKKCYLESAPQLKAAIHIYDSYGFKHLKGALGNTGHFSCGVWMVKDL